The window ttttgtatctaACGTTGAAGCTACTCAAAGTGTTTTAACTTAGAATCAATTATGAACTCAGTCAATCTTAAATTCTTCTTCAATATGAaactaaacatataaaaatgtatttacaattaattttagattcagAATCAATTCTCCAACATCAAACCAAATGCACACTTTGCCTATTAATACTCTTTAAAATGTAAGGAGTAAATTAAACTTCTGTTTGACACGAACATAAGCAGTAGTAATGGATTCACATAATTGACTCAAGGACAAATCTAAAATTGAACGGTTGGCTGGAAGCATCTTGGGCTCAAAGGCTTACTGTTTCCTGACACAATTAGGCTTTAATGTTTCCTAACTTGCAAATTTGATAAGACACACATGGATTGCTTTGTCTAAGTAATGATTGGCACTCTTGCAAGTTGCAATAGAATGGCCACAGACCTAAAAATTGCTAGCACAATCTTAATTGCAGTTCAACAGTACACATGAATGAGGTCTAGAGAGAACCCTTCTATTAGAAAACAAACAATGCAAAATAGGTTCAAGCTTAGCTTCAGTGTTTGAGGTGACCATAGGTATTAGGCTTTATTATGACAAATAAAGTAATAGTCTGCATCTAGAAGAAGATAGTAAACTTGATACAGGGTAAATAGATAATGTTCAAATGAAGTAACggattttattacaaattcGTATGAATGAATTGCCAACAAAGTATTCAATATTTCTGCCAATGTATTGTCTTGTAACTTGTAAGGTTATAAGAACTTAAAGGCCCCTCAATATCAAAATAACAGAAGAATCATCTTGCACTGGCCTTAAATTATTCTGGGAATTTGTAGCACAAATTGTTTTCAACCTCTCCGTCTGTGTTGGCTGATAATCAGCAGTTGTTTGGACTTTGGTCATCAATTGATTTGCTGTTTTCTTCACTCTCTTCCTTTCTTGTACTGTAATTAATGTGTACAATTTGCAGCTTCAAGGAACACAAGGATGGTAAATGCGCTAACCAGGACCAAGCTACAAGATGGATATGTTTCATATTCATGGGAGAGGAGGATGCAGGAAATGCTATCAGTTCCCAATTCTAGCAACTTCCTTTCCATATTATTCCTTCCCAAAGCTTCAGATCGGGTAGCTTCTCGCTATAATGATCTGGAGGACACCCTAGCCAGGGCAAATGCATGGCTTAATGCAGGTCAAGCCTCAGGGGTTCCTATTGTCTTCATGAACATCCAAACCGAGTCCCTACTTACTAAGGTAAACGGTCACTCCTTATTGTGGCATTCGTGAGCTTTTAACTTAAAAGCTTAAACTTAGAAGAATTGATTCGTGACATGATGAAAGTGTtggttattaatttttgttaccaTTTCACAATATATATTGCAGTTGATCATAAGAAATTGGAGCACACAATTTAAGATTTTATCATTGTCTTGTACACTAGGAGGCAACGAAACTTTAaccatcttcatttttttaatttcttgagaGAATTTGCtgggttttttctttttttcttctttctgcaCAATGTAACgtggaatttttctttttatatgtgTGACAGATATCAGGAGAGACAGCTTCTTCCACTGTGAATGCAGGGTCATTATCTGACTTAGCTAACTTAGCAAATGCAAGCCTTTACGGCTTTGAGGATTACCATGGAATAGATATCGGTGTTGTTCGAGCAGTTCGCCTATGGTATGCTCCGGTTGCAGGAGAGTTCTCTATTGAGATCAAACTAAAAGAGGAAGACGCGAAGCTTGGCTTTGCCATTAGTCGTACTGAAGAGGTCTCTCTCTTGATCATGTAtactcaaatataaaaaaagcttAAATACAGTTCCTTAAGTGCTGCTTGTACGGTTTTGTTAATCAGAATTAGAGTTTTATCTCGGTAatctatatataatcattcaatgCAAACCTTTACTATATAGATTTCTGAAGTGAAACTCCAATCCTGATTGAAGAACAGAAGAAACAACGCTTTGGAAATTGTTTTGTTTCGAATTTTGATATATGTTTACATTAAAAACACATCGCATTGTTTAAAGTTTCagctaattaataattttctttttgtaatctACAGGGATTTATTTTCATCTCATCAGTGATTAATCAAGAAAATGTACCAGCCACACGATCAGGGCTGAGCAATCTTTATAAACTAGCAACGGATACTTGTAGGATGTTGGTAGTTTCAAGAGTGTCAAATCAAAAAGTCCTTCCATGGATGGTTTCATCAACAGGAGCCATTCGGTGTTATGACACTGTTTCACTCAGCCAGAAGCTCTCCTTGCATAGACACACCAGAGTTCCCATTCTCCTACACGTCTTCCTTTGGGACCGGGCTTTGGTTTCTTCAAGTGGAGGAAGCTCTAGATTTAGGGCTCTGTCTTCTTCTGTGTTGCCATCTCATGCATCTGAAATTGAAGTAGCACGCCTTCCAGATGAAACTCATGTACTGCCATTGCCCCCTCCACCTTCTGAACCAAGTGAAATTTCGCACTCCAGGCTTGAGAGAGACACAGCAGGGGAATTCTCTTTTAGATTCCACGATTTTGCCTTGTCTAGCAACTGGGTATGATGTTGATATAATACGTAATTGCATGTCAAATTAATGATTGTTATGCTATTGTAGTTTGTTATTGTACATATAGTATACATTGATTTAGACTTCGGGCCTTCGATTTTGTTTTGCTTCATTAGCTTGTCCACGGTAAAGCAGAATAATGTAGCATATAGAATTGGTTACTAGGATTTTTTAAAAGCATCGTGACCTTTTTAGCCTTTGGCTTTCCCTCTATAGTTTTGGGTGTGGATAATAAATTGAGAGAAGTTATTGGTTTCCTACTCGGGATGTTTTGGGTCAGGAAAAATTTATATACTtgatattcttaattatttacctcatatgttttttttttttttttttatctttatctttaaattaaatttaaataagttatcAATAATGAAAGGTAACtttatattaacatttaaattatttattataaatccaaaatatagtttacattttatcaattgtatttttttaatctctatctttaaattaaatttaaatcattttaaaataaattatcaataattttaaaaactttaattataatttaaattatttgttataaatCCAAAATATAGCTTACATATTCAAAGTTGTttacttattataaattttaattatataaaaaatatttgtcttaCGAAATGTACATACTACAATACTTGTAATATCAAAAATCTGTTTAGTGAAGaggaagaaaattataaaaagagaaaacacaaataataatataatttatattttttggtgaatgaaaaaattacaaggagaaataaaataattatttcttctattttttaatataaaattcaaattctttagtcctctttcaatttttttcctctcaaatcaatatttaataaaattgaatataatgTTAGTTATACACTAATACAAATGAGTAATATGTCATATTAGTtcgtaaaattataaatattttagttctttataattatattataaaaaatgatttgtaatttttaaaattattaatcaattcagcccttaaaatttatattactaaatattttttattttttatttttaaattagatatAGAGTGACGTTAATAACCTAAACGCAGATTAAATAACTTGAAAAACGTAGCTAAACAGTActtttttcaaaggaaaaagaTTACTTCATTCCATTTCAAATAATAGAGAAAATACAATTTTGAATACGATTAAAAGTTTGGACGCTAGCATGAAATCTTGTCACTCTATCTAAAGTTTGGACAACATGATTGcttttctaataaaattcaCTATTGAGTTTGGAAAATATAGcttttctaataaaattcacaaagaAAATCCAAGTAGCCATGTGATGGAGATGCAACCCCATTTACTAGGTTTGCACTGAAGCTCAAAAACCACATTTGAGGCACCCATTTTTGACATCCAATTCAAAGCTTGCAGGAAAGACCACGCTTCTGCTTCTCTTGGCTCAGTCAGTCTCGAAAACAACAAAGAACTAGCTTAGCTTTGATCAAGTTTCCTAGATTACCACGAACACAAACAATTTTGCTCCTTGAAAAGCGTTGCATCAATGTTACATTTTATATATCACGCGCTAGGTTTTTGCCATAAAATATTAGCCTGATATTGAGGTCTGTTGGTTCCAAGGGTGTTTTGAGCACCACTAGgaattaaattgatttacacaaatagattatataaaaaaaattatacacatcAAATTCAAgactaatataattaaaatttcaaagttaTGGATTAAAACTCATACATCATTTGCATTAGATCTAAAAAaggttaataaattaattgttaattttaagagataattttgattatttactgTGAATACAGTGTCAAAATGTGTATATAGACAATAGCTAAATTAACAATTCGAACTATGGGAGTGCCAACTGCCACGGATCGCGATCCGTGGCTTGAGCGTAGGAAACACTTAAACCGTCGATTGAGGAGCTCATCAACGGTCCTAGTTTTCGTTTTTCCCCACCTGCTCAATCACATTCACCAAATcgaaaacatttcaaaattcgCGCTCCACCTCttctcacaatatatatacccCCGAAACCCAAACCAATTTGGCATAGCAAAATCGTTTCTCCAATTTAATCACCATTGTACAACCCAATTCCCTTCGTCGTTTTCGATTAAGAGAGCAATGGCACGTACCAAGCAAACCGCTCGCAAGTCCACCGGAGGAAAGGCTCCGAGGAAGCAATTGGCAACCAAAGCCGCTCGCAAGTCAGCCCCGGCGACCGGCGGAGTGAAGAAGCCCCACCGCTTCAGGCCAGGAACGGTGGCTCTGAGGGAGATTCGAAAGTACCAGAAGAGCACCGAACTTCTGATCCGAAAACTCCCATTCCAGAGGCTCGTCAGAGAAATCGCTCAGGATTTCAAAACCGATCTCCGCTTTCAGAGCAGCGCCGTTTCGGCTCTTCAGGAAGCCGCGGAGGCTTATCTCGTTGGACTCTTTGAGGACACTAACCTCTGCGCTATTCACGCTAAGCGAGTTACCATTATGCCCAAGGACATTCAACTCGCTCGCAGAATCAGAGGCGAGAGAGCTTAAGTTTAGGGTTTCGTGTCATTTGACATTAAAATTAGGTTACTGCTTATTGTAATTCGTGTTTTCTTCAAATGCCTCTTTATTGTAAGATTCATCTTATTTCATCAGGTATATTCCCATATGGATCTGCACAACTGAGTTTATGTTGAAAAACGAGATAATTCTCTAATTTTATATATCCTTCGGTGATGATAGAAAAACAACACCTCCTCTGCACTCTGCATACAGTGCAGAATTTTCTGTGCACTGCTATCACTTGACTCTCTGGAACACTTGGGTGTAACTTCATTGGAAGTTTGGCGCAATCCCTGAGAATAAAATGAGAGAAGAACTTAATTGGTTCCGGATTAATTGctctcttttatttaattgtgcCAATGTAAAGTACCTTATTTGTGGTGCGGTGTAGCCTGCCATGTTCTTTAGGATTTCATCATTCCATAGGGGTTTCCTATTGAGTGTGCATTGAGCAGCATACACAGCTGCTGCGGCAGTCATTGAAGGGAGGAACAAATTTGCGGTTCCGTAGTGCACACGGCCAAGTTCTGCTAAGAAAAATGCCATGTTTTTCATCTGCACAATATGAATTAAATGACAAGCGAAGCATGTAAGCTGTATTTGATAGTTTTTTGTATTCGAGTTCAAGTATATTACTATTACCTGCTGATCTGGTGATAGAGCAAAAGTTCTGGTGAATCTAACTAAGAAGACATAGGGGGTTGGGACAGTCAATTTCCATTCTAGCCTCTCCAGAATTGCTTTCTCCATGGAAAGGATCTGATTTCTGGAGTAGGCATCatttgatatgcttatgaatTCTTTAACgtatgttttgaaatttcaGGTTAGAATAGCTTAACTACCACCATTGTGAAGGTTAGTGCTAACTACCATTGGAGACAAGTGATGGTTAGTGCTAACTACCATTGAATTTCTGGAGTAGGCATCATTTGAAAGGTTCAGTGTGCGACCAAGTGAAGGTTAGTGCTAAAGTACCATTGGAGACAATTTCTCCTCGTATTTGCAAGCTATGAGCATTGAGCTAATGCCCAACTATTGCAATTCCTTTTTAGGCACAATTGTTGATGAGAGGTATCGATCAATTATATTTACGGTAAGAAAGAGTGTCTCAGGCATTAATTGAAATCTCATGTGGGTTTTCGACCAGCCAGTCCACTATAATAGATCTCATCTTATCATTAATTCCATGTTGCTTTTTCATGTAATCTGAAGCTTGATAGTCAGTCTCTTGCTGCATCATAAGTTGCAATAATAAGAGAATGAAGACATAGATATGAaatgaataagatttgaggatAGCTGGTACTTCTGTTAGGTTAAAGAATCTGTATATATCCTCAAGGTATTCAGCTACAACTACTTCATTAGGATCATCTGCATCCATGTCAACAGGCTCTTCCTTAGTGTCATTCAATACTACGCAAGCTTTCTGTATGGAGAAAAAACCATAGTGTTTAGAGGAAGTTGTCCAAGTCTATCACCATGCATGCTTGTAGACAAAATTGAATCACCTTGCTCTGTGCTATAATTTCTGAAGTCAGCGTCTTGACATTCCTACGAGATCTTTCCCTTGACCCTctttcacaaacaaaattaGCGCTATCTTCAGCTTCAAAATTAACCATATCTACAGGTTCAGGATTTGGCTTGTGCGTTGAATCTTCTGCGCCATGTTCTTGGTGAACAATTGCAGCATTGTCGAGTGCAGGTACAATAAGGTTCTGAAAACAAACATATGGCCATTGAAAGAATGAAAGTGCATTAAGTCGTTCATAAGGATTGTTCAAGTACAATGCATATTTAAAATGAGACCAGAAAATGACTTCTTAATGGTACTTTACTTTCTTCCCCTGTGTAGCTCCTTGCTTGTTAGCTTCAACTTCTAACACGTTTGCCAGATTCTGCAATCAACAGGGACAAATTCACTGAATACGTGATGCATAGATAGATGTTTAGTTCAAGTTCATTGCCAAATAAAGATATAGCAAAGGACACTTCATCTTTTACTTCTTCATTTGCCAACAGTTTTGCATTGAAGTTCCTGCGAGTATAACAAGCAAGTCTGGTTAATAATTAGCAGCAAGACACAAGGCAAGCTACTCATGAAGAGCAACTAGGAAATTGAATAACCTTTTTATTGGCCTTGAAATCAATTTCCCTTCAGTGATTCTAGGCACCTCCAAATTACCAATATCTCCAAAAACTTGACGGCACCCTTGTCCAACTTCCGTATCTACAGCTTTTCCTGCAAAGAATACGCCAACCTAATGCATTGAAAATGTAAACTCTAAACCCAAAGAAAAGACTGACACTGATAGATTTGGCAATAGACGACATAATCGAGTGGTAGCCCAAAAAATCCAACTCAATCAGTGAGATcacaattttaagaaatattctAGGGTAAGTAGTACATGTGTCTAGTTTTGTTGAAATATTGTCTGACaatttttgcaacaaatttcattttcttaaagaacgaattttcaaatgaaatcaTTGATAACTTATTCAAACAAAACTAGCTAATCTAGAATGACTCTTGAATTAACATACATATaagcattttatgttttagtttggAGAGTTAGAAATATAAcctgagaggaaaaaaaaaagagacaagacacgtattttgttttcttttatttatgtaaaaactaAATGGAAATAAGCAttcatatttttcttgatttttactTTCCCTTGATTCCaaattttctcttctcttctctttctgaagtaaacaaaataaattctgATCATTGTTTCGAAGAAAAAAACACATtgcttttgaaatataaaattagaaacaaaaCAATGTAACAAAGTCGGAAATTGCTTAAACTACAGAAAATTATAAACAAGATAACGTAATTACAAAAAAGTAATCGAATATCAGAGAGTGAAAAAACAAGATGAATATAGGAGAATGATGGAAGGAGAAAGAAACTACACAGATCTATCTAAAGAACTACAAAAAATTCTCAAACACCCATTATCCTCCCCTCCATCGACTTGTCGTAGCTAAATCTTTTCATGTTTACGATCTCCCGCAGCCTAACGCTGATTCCAATTCTACTTATCACATTTTAAGCTTCGGAATACCTATCTATACCCTATAATAATCGCCAGTtagaaaatattcaaaaacGTTATTTTCTCTGACTAACAAacttaaatgaaattattataacaaaaaaaatacttaagagTGTGATTGGATGAggtacttttaaattttaaagaattttaaattttaagaatttcaaattctttaattgaaattttttcattttcaaaattatgtgTTCGgacaaaagaaattattattttttttcaaaattttgtgtttggataaataaattaaatttctttcatttttcaaatttcattacATCCAACACAAGTACATCACACCTTCTCATCCTCTCTCAAACCAAGACTCATCCTCTTTTAGCCTTCCTTCCCCCAAACTCCATCAATTCTCAATCTCAAACCTCATCGATTTTTCTTCTCTCCTCACACACTTTTCTTCCCACACCCCCACTCTTCCCTTCGCCTCCACCTCCAAATGGGCCTGGCCCAGCCCAAAGCCCCTCCTCAAAACCCTTTTCGTCCTCGATCGTGCCCTCATCGACGTTGTCGCGGGCGGTCTCGTTGGCGCCTTCACTTACGTCTGCCTCCTCCCCCTCGACACCATCAAAACCAAGATGCAAACCAAGGGCGTGGCACAAATTTACAAAAACACCCTCAACACAATCGTGAAAACCTTCCAGTCTGAAGGCATCCTCGGCTTCTACAGCGGTGTGTTCGTGGTCGTCGTTGGCTCAACCACATTGCCTTGCATCACACGCTCATCGAAGAGAACGAGAATCGCGACCCCCAGATTGGGGAAACTCCAGGTGAGAGTCGCATGTCAGAGAGAGAGGTTCGCCTCCATGAAAGCAAACGAGAATTCTAGAATTCCCTTTCTTTTAGATAGGATTtacaattccaaaattttagttaattaagaattatctattaaaatactaaaatttcaaattcctttcAACAGGACAtccaaatagaaaattttaggcttagaaattttaaatcctctaaaaatttactttttctattttaaatattcCATCCAAACAGACcgtaaacaaaataacaattctAGAATTTCAAACATTGTAACTCCTTGCATTTTTAACAATATATGTTACATTCATAAAAAATGCAAGTGATATATTTAGTTAAAATATTGtgtcatttttttagtttatatgttTAGGAAAAAATCgagattgtttttttaaaatataaggatacaatattttaactaaatatatcacttgcattttttatgtttagagCTTATGttatcttctatttttggtTGTCTTGCATAGTTGCGTTGATAGAGAGATACAATTCTATCAAATTCCACTACTTATGCTTTGTAATGCTGATGTTGATAGAGAAATACAATTCTATCATACATTAATGGGCTTTTGTACCTCATTGTCATATTAGGTAATATCTTGATAATTATCATTAAAGATTGTCTTGATGGCCTTGTCAATCTTTTCAGAAGACAATTACATTTATAGTCTTAACTATGATTTGCATGACCTTTGGGGTATGCAGGTACTTGACGTGGTTGAGTGCCTGAGTACTTTAAGTGTGAATTTCTTGGGTGTATTAGTAGAAACTTGTATTTGAGTATTCGACACTGCTACTAAATACGTTAATCAGTGACTTTTCTTAGGTGCTATGTTGAAGGTGAAGGTACTTGCGTATTTGGTTACGTCGAATGCTGGGGGACTTGTAGTTCTTACACCCTGTTTGAGTACTCGAGTATTCAGCAAAGTCGGATATCTGAGTACTCTTAAGAGACAATTATGCTTCAATGTGTTAAAGGTTTTAAGGGTATAACCAAGTTTTCGGTTAGGTTGGGTACTCATATAATATAGATcttctaatttataaaattgatccaatttgattatttcttttaaattaaattgatccaagtagtaaagtacttgGAAGTCGAGTGTCGAATCTacaaggactttgtttgtatttagattgattgaaaaacccaatttacaagcaaaagataaggaatttaaagtagaagataaagagatgtaggagataagataaagatttaaaagaaaagataagagatttaaagataaaaaaatagaagataaaatagataaagagatttaaagataagaaaaataaaagataaagctGATGATAAAAAGATAATTCATAATGCAAATATGTTGGAGTCTAGCATGCCGGAACTAGTTGTGAtgcaatgttaatgattttctctatctaatgttATTTCAGTTTCTATCTACATCTACTAATGTGATACTCTATCTTTGGTTTTCTACacgaagagcctaatttatctattattttctttcaaatttctttgtaaagataaaaataataaataacattaagATTAGAAATGCATGAAATAAGCTAAATGaatatcaatttatttctaGCAATAATTTCATTTAGATACTATTTctcagttatttataaaatgaccatttttcaatgcattatcTCCTTAAACACTACATGGATGATCAAACCATAATAAACAACTAAGCACATAAAAGAgcaatagaaataaaattgcattaaatagataataagaaAGAGTTACATTACAAAGGTTGATTGCCTTTCATTACCATGATAAACTTTATACTTTAGGGGCTGATGTGGATAGAGGAAAAGAAGGGATGGATAAAAGGAAGAGAATGAGATAAtggatataaaaatattattttccctATTAGAGATGTTCTGGTTTAGGATGTATTAGCTCTGAGGTGTCCCGATGTGTAGGTGGGTAGAGATATGATATATTTCTCCTTTTAGCGCGAGCCTTCGTGCTAAGAGCGCCTTTAGACTCCTTAGTGGGTCTTTTTCGCGTTAAGCATGACCTTGCTGCTAAAGGAGGACTTGTCTTATGCATTAAGCAAGTTGTCTCAATCTTCAACTTTTCTTCAAGCCTTCTTCCCGTTTTTGTCTCAATTTTCCTCTAAagcacttattttttttaattctactaataaaaaactataaaaatattaatttctttattatttcattaaagacaatgataaaataaagaacttacaatcatttttaatttagacaaaattaactatcaaattaactcaaattttatcattatcacGTACTTGTTgaaaatttttactaaaaatataataggcCTTTTTTGAaacattcaatttttgttttattttgattcttttatacCAGAACTATATGAATTTCAGTTATACATTTTATAAAACTGAATTaagtaaattacatatatttatattaatttaaaattacttattatatcatatctttgaaataaattatatataattttgaaaagtttgaaaagaaaaactatttgGTTATCAGATTATTACTgtactatttttctttacataaataaataagataaaaagctTCAATTCAATGAATGAATTAACGAAAGATAGATTTGATCTGAAGTTACTGATGGTGTAAGAAATAAATCCATACACATACATACATCAGCAGGAATCAAGTTATCCTAGGATTAATTTTCAATAGATTTATTATcttcaataattatatatatatatatattaaatttgattaatctaattattaaaattttaatattatttcaataaatatacaaaccaaattttaaataaattagacaTTTGTaagtatgtaatatttttagctgagattttttatattttaaaaagtatgctatgcattaaattatatttattttatgaagtataaaatattttaaagattttatgGAAATTGTAAACTTTATCTGCTCAacaagaaatttaattaataaaatttaatttctatacaaaaaaattcttgaaagaaatatttttttaaatagggaTTTGTTTTCATTAACATATATACCAACTTATTTTTTAGACGAAGAATTTTTGCAAGATTAattgtagtttttttataatacattcAAGCTGTACCTTGTTAAAATACTCGTTTACAAAGACAAGTGAATTACCAAATTCTTGTTGAGTTTGGTAACATATAacacttgtgtttttttttattcttatgtgagtatttttattttaaaaacaagttagaagtaaaattttataacaaaaattatctgatgcaaaaattatatgaaattgcTTTAATTCATAATTGATTGAGATCCATGATCAATTCTAAAATCTTATTTGATGTAAGATTAAATTGgtaaatatttatctaaaataaattttagaatctGGATTAATTTTCTAA of the Glycine max cultivar Williams 82 chromosome 13, Glycine_max_v4.0, whole genome shotgun sequence genome contains:
- the LOC100806339 gene encoding uncharacterized protein, producing MTMDRSSQSSSDSPTREAKVLSIECLKGSSKGDEWTGDMLQTGDIVEELRIGSSAKSQIRYQWPFKGGKSGVQKILQEAFKKKETSIVVRVRRGSEELAELQACIVPNEFTAKKNLVLRSISDPNYVVGFVDRTEAECFEIQASRNTRMVNALTRTKLQDGYVSYSWERRMQEMLSVPNSSNFLSILFLPKASDRVASRYNDLEDTLARANAWLNAGQASGVPIVFMNIQTESLLTKISGETASSTVNAGSLSDLANLANASLYGFEDYHGIDIGVVRAVRLWYAPVAGEFSIEIKLKEEDAKLGFAISRTEEGFIFISSVINQENVPATRSGLSNLYKLATDTCRMLVVSRVSNQKVLPWMVSSTGAIRCYDTVSLSQKLSLHRHTRVPILLHVFLWDRALVSSSGGSSRFRALSSSVLPSHASEIEVARLPDETHVLPLPPPPSEPSEISHSRLERDTAGEFSFRFHDFALSSNWV
- the LOC102669107 gene encoding histone H3.2, which gives rise to MARTKQTARKSTGGKAPRKQLATKAARKSAPATGGVKKPHRFRPGTVALREIRKYQKSTELLIRKLPFQRLVREIAQDFKTDLRFQSSAVSALQEAAEAYLVGLFEDTNLCAIHAKRVTIMPKDIQLARRIRGERA
- the LOC102661773 gene encoding G2/mitotic-specific cyclin S13-7 encodes the protein MEKAILERLEWKLTVPTPYVFLVRFTRTFALSPDQQMKNMAFFLAELGRVHYGTANLFLPSMTAAAAVYAAQCTLNRKPLWNDEILKNMAGYTAPQIRDCAKLPMKLHPSVPESQVIAVHRKFCTIHMGIYLMK
- the LOC100803671 gene encoding G2/mitotic-specific cyclin-1, giving the protein MRARSRTKRVLRRGFGLGQAHLEVEAKGRVGVGVFFAGKAVDTEVGQGCRQVFGDIGNLEVPRITEGKLISRPIKRNFNAKLLANEENLANVLEVEANKQGATQGKKNLIVPALDNAAIVHQEHGAEDSTHKPNPEPVDMVNFEAEDSANFVCERGSRERSRRNVKTLTSEIIAQSKKACVVLNDTKEEPVDMDADDPNEVVVAEYLEDIYRFFNLTEQETDYQASDYMKKQHGINDKMRSIIVDWLVENPHEISINA